A single genomic interval of Helianthus annuus cultivar XRQ/B chromosome 13, HanXRQr2.0-SUNRISE, whole genome shotgun sequence harbors:
- the LOC110897701 gene encoding 6,7-dimethyl-8-ribityllumazine synthase, chloroplastic: protein MAAASSTSASSTLLHPLHNNNTSSLLPSTTTLHRRSSSLSLISSRNTSPLIQFSQKGFANPLFVAPVEKKKSPVRTEAVKQLTGFLTKAEGFRFAIVVARFNEIVTRPLLEGALDTFNKYSVREEDIDVFWVPGSFEIGLVAQKLGQSGKYHAILCIGAVVRGDTTHYDAVANTAASGVLSAGINSGVPCIFGVLTCEDMDQALNRAGGKAGNKGSEAALTAIEMASLFEHHLKA from the exons ATGGCGGCTGCTTCTTCTACATCTGCATCATCAACCCTTCTTCATCCTCTTCACAACAACAACACTTCATCATTATTACCATCCACAACAACACTCCACCGTCGCTCATCTTCTCTATCCCTTATTTCTTCCCGTAACACTTCACCCCTCATCCAATTTTCCCAAAAAG GGTTTGCAAATCCGCTGTTTGTAGCGCCGGTTGAGAAGAAGAAATCGCCGGTTCGAACAGAAGCTGTGAAGCAGTTGACCGGTTTTTTGACGAAAGCTGAGGGTTTTAGATTTGCCATT GTTGTTGCAAGGTTTAATGAAATTGTCACAAGGCCTTTGTTGGAGGGTGCTTTGGACACATTTAACAAATATTCAGTGAGGGAAGAAGACATTGAT GTCTTTTGGGTTCCTGGTAGTTTTGAGATCGGGTTGGTTGCTCAAAAGCTTGGACAATCAGGGAAATACCACGCAATCCTGTGTATCGGAGCTGtg GTAAGAGGTGATACTACTCACTATGATGCTGTTGCTAATACAGCTGCATCTGGAGTCCTTTCAGCTGGCATTAATTCAG GTGTTCCTTGCATATTTGGAGTCTTGACATGTGAAGACATGGATCAG gCCTTAAATCGTGCTGGTGGTAAAGCAGGGAACAAGGGCTCTGAGGCAGCTTTGACTGCT ATTGAAATGGCATCTCTTTTTGAGCATCACCTGAAGGCGTAA